One window of the Pseudomonas sp. S04 genome contains the following:
- the serS gene encoding serine--tRNA ligase, with protein MLDSKLLRSNLQDVADRLASRGFVLDVARIEALEEQRKTVQTRTEALQAERNARSKSIGQAKQRGEDIAPLMADVERMANELGAGKVELEAIQTELDAILLGLPNLPHESVPVGADEDGNVEVRRWGTPATFDFEVKDHVALGEKFGWLDFETAAKLSGARFALLRGPIARLHRALAQFMVNLHTTEHGYEEAYTPYLVQAPALQGTGQLPKFEEDLFKISREGEADLYLIPTAEVSLTNIVAGEIVDAKLLPIKFVAHTPCFRSEAGASGRDTRGMIRQHQFDKVEMVQIVEPSTSMEALEGLTANAEKVLQLLELPYRTLALCTGDMGFSAVKTYDLEVWIPSQDKYREISSCSNCGDFQARRMQARFRNPETGKPELVHTLNGSGLAVGRTLVAVLENYQQADGSIRVPDVLKPYMGGLEVIG; from the coding sequence ATGCTCGATTCCAAACTGTTACGTAGCAACCTTCAGGACGTAGCGGACCGCCTGGCATCCCGTGGTTTTGTGCTGGATGTCGCGCGCATCGAAGCGCTGGAAGAACAGCGCAAGACCGTCCAGACCCGCACCGAAGCACTGCAGGCTGAACGTAACGCGCGTTCCAAATCCATCGGTCAGGCCAAACAGCGCGGCGAAGACATCGCACCGTTGATGGCCGACGTCGAGCGCATGGCCAACGAACTGGGGGCCGGCAAGGTCGAGCTGGAAGCGATCCAGACCGAGCTGGATGCCATCCTGCTGGGCCTGCCGAACCTGCCGCATGAGTCGGTGCCGGTAGGCGCAGACGAAGACGGCAACGTTGAAGTGCGTCGCTGGGGCACCCCGGCCACTTTCGATTTCGAGGTCAAGGACCACGTCGCCCTGGGCGAGAAGTTCGGCTGGCTCGACTTTGAAACCGCCGCCAAGCTGTCCGGTGCCCGTTTTGCCCTGCTGCGCGGGCCGATTGCCCGTCTGCACCGCGCCCTGGCGCAGTTCATGGTCAACCTGCATACCACCGAACACGGTTACGAAGAGGCCTACACCCCTTATCTGGTGCAAGCGCCGGCCCTGCAAGGCACTGGCCAACTGCCGAAGTTCGAGGAAGACCTGTTCAAGATCAGCCGCGAAGGCGAGGCCGATCTGTACCTGATCCCGACTGCCGAAGTGTCGCTGACCAACATCGTCGCCGGCGAAATCGTCGATGCCAAGCTGCTGCCGATCAAGTTCGTCGCGCACACCCCGTGCTTTCGCAGTGAAGCCGGTGCCTCGGGTCGTGATACCCGCGGGATGATTCGCCAGCACCAGTTCGACAAGGTTGAAATGGTCCAGATCGTCGAGCCGTCGACCTCGATGGAAGCCCTCGAAGGCCTCACCGCCAACGCCGAGAAGGTCCTGCAATTGCTGGAACTGCCTTACCGCACCCTGGCGCTGTGCACCGGCGACATGGGCTTCAGCGCCGTCAAGACTTACGACCTGGAAGTGTGGATTCCGAGCCAGGACAAATACCGCGAGATTTCCTCGTGCTCCAACTGCGGTGATTTCCAGGCCCGACGCATGCAAGCGCGTTTCCGTAACCCGGAAACCGGCAAGCCTGAGCTGGTGCACACCTTGAACGGTTCTGGCCTGGCAGTCGGTCGGACCCTGGTGGCGGTGCTGGAAAACTACCAGCAGGCTGACGGTTCGATCCGCGTGCCAGACGTGCTGAAACCCTACATGGGTGGCCTTGAGGTCATCGGCTAA
- a CDS encoding DUF6388 family protein, which produces MASIESQHELALQRFLNAHPALREELDHLNPLAAQAKGESMEQFRSEHLHQAYEAEAERLGLFAWELTLQLTAATPEDFAAQRLEVHKEVAQMAGMDWQEYCELHGLER; this is translated from the coding sequence ATGGCCTCGATCGAATCGCAACACGAACTGGCGCTGCAACGTTTTCTCAATGCCCATCCGGCACTGCGCGAAGAACTGGACCACCTCAATCCACTGGCCGCCCAGGCCAAAGGCGAGAGCATGGAGCAGTTTCGCAGCGAACACCTGCACCAAGCCTACGAAGCCGAGGCCGAGCGCCTGGGCCTGTTTGCCTGGGAACTGACCTTGCAGTTGACCGCCGCTACCCCCGAGGACTTCGCCGCCCAACGGCTGGAAGTGCACAAGGAGGTGGCGCAGATGGCCGGCATGGACTGGCAGGAGTACTGCGAACTGCACGGCCTCGAGCGTTAG
- a CDS encoding glycosyl transferase family protein, producing the protein MTDFAPLLTETPAEHPFAPFVRILGKGKRGARNLTREEAREAMGMLLDDKVEDTQLGAFLMLLRHKEESPQELAGFTEALRERLHAPPLAVDLDWPTYAGKKRHLPWYLLAAKCLAQNGVRIFMHGGGAHTAGRLYSEQLLGELNIALCRNWQQVGTALDNAGLAFMPLMDWAPQLQKMIDLRNTLGLRSPIHSLARILNPLGARCGLQSIFHPGYQAVHRDASGLLGDTAIVVKGDGGEIEINPDADSHLYGTAGGESWDEEWPQLSAQRHVKPASLDIEHLKAVWRGDVVDSYPQMALISTMALALRGLGQPREQAFETAEKYWAARDKSI; encoded by the coding sequence ATGACCGATTTCGCTCCACTGCTTACCGAAACGCCCGCCGAACACCCGTTTGCCCCCTTCGTGCGCATCCTCGGCAAAGGCAAGCGCGGCGCGCGCAACCTGACCCGCGAGGAAGCCCGCGAAGCCATGGGCATGCTGCTCGACGACAAGGTCGAGGACACCCAGCTCGGCGCCTTCCTCATGCTGTTGCGGCACAAGGAAGAGAGCCCGCAAGAACTGGCGGGCTTCACCGAAGCCCTGCGCGAGCGCCTGCACGCCCCGCCCTTGGCGGTCGATCTCGACTGGCCGACCTACGCCGGCAAGAAGCGGCACCTGCCGTGGTACCTGCTGGCAGCCAAGTGCCTGGCCCAGAACGGCGTGCGCATCTTCATGCATGGCGGTGGCGCGCACACTGCCGGGCGCCTGTACAGCGAGCAACTGCTCGGCGAATTGAACATTGCGTTGTGCCGCAACTGGCAGCAAGTCGGTACGGCACTGGACAACGCTGGCCTGGCGTTCATGCCGCTGATGGACTGGGCGCCGCAACTGCAGAAGATGATCGACCTGCGCAACACGCTCGGCCTGCGCTCACCGATTCATTCGCTGGCGCGGATCCTTAACCCCCTGGGCGCGCGCTGCGGCCTGCAAAGCATTTTCCATCCGGGCTATCAGGCTGTGCATCGCGATGCCAGCGGCTTGCTCGGTGACACGGCGATTGTGGTCAAGGGCGATGGCGGTGAAATCGAGATCAACCCGGATGCCGACAGCCATCTGTACGGCACTGCCGGCGGCGAGAGCTGGGACGAAGAATGGCCACAGCTGTCGGCGCAACGTCACGTCAAGCCGGCCTCGCTGGATATCGAGCATCTGAAAGCGGTGTGGCGCGGCGATGTAGTCGACAGCTATCCGCAAATGGCCCTGATTTCGACCATGGCCCTGGCCCTGCGCGGTCTTGGCCAGCCCCGTGAGCAAGCATTTGAAACCGCCGAAAAATACTGGGCTGCTCGCGACAAATCGATTTAA
- the crcB gene encoding fluoride efflux transporter CrcB: MLALIVAVSVGGVAGTLLRFATGNWINANWPRHFYSATLAVNIVGCLLIGILYGLFLTRPEVPLEVRAGLMVGFLGGLTTFSSFSLDTVRLLESGQVPLALGYAAISVFGGLLATWAGLSLTKL, from the coding sequence GTGCTTGCACTGATTGTTGCGGTTTCCGTCGGCGGGGTGGCCGGCACGTTATTGCGCTTTGCCACCGGCAACTGGATCAACGCCAATTGGCCGCGGCACTTCTATAGCGCGACGCTGGCCGTTAATATCGTGGGCTGTCTGCTGATTGGCATTTTGTACGGCCTGTTTTTGACTCGCCCGGAAGTACCCCTGGAGGTGCGCGCCGGGTTGATGGTTGGCTTTCTTGGCGGCCTGACGACTTTTTCATCCTTTTCACTGGATACGGTGCGCTTGCTGGAAAGCGGGCAAGTGCCGCTGGCCCTGGGCTACGCGGCCATCAGCGTATTCGGCGGGCTGCTCGCGACCTGGGCTGGCCTGTCCCTGACCAAACTTTGA
- the tusD gene encoding sulfurtransferase complex subunit TusD — MKFAIALFSAPHAPSSRRALLFAQAALSGGHQIVRLFFYQDGVYNASSSVVTPQDEQDVAQQWRTFVSAHQLDGVVCIAAALRRGVLDETEAKRYQRSAIDVDAPWQLSGLGQLHDAVQDADRLICFGGP; from the coding sequence ATGAAGTTCGCCATCGCGCTGTTTTCTGCCCCTCACGCGCCCTCCTCGCGCCGCGCCCTGCTGTTCGCCCAGGCTGCGCTGTCCGGCGGGCACCAGATCGTACGGCTGTTTTTCTATCAGGACGGCGTCTACAACGCTTCGAGCAGCGTCGTCACCCCGCAGGATGAGCAGGACGTCGCCCAGCAGTGGCGCACCTTCGTCAGTGCGCACCAGCTCGATGGCGTGGTGTGCATCGCCGCCGCCCTGAGACGCGGTGTGCTGGACGAGACCGAGGCCAAGCGCTATCAGCGCAGCGCGATCGATGTCGACGCGCCGTGGCAGTTGTCCGGCCTCGGTCAACTGCACGACGCGGTGCAAGACGCCGATCGCCTGATTTGCTTTGGAGGGCCATGA
- the tusB gene encoding sulfurtransferase complex subunit TusB: MSTLHVLSHSPFSDNRLDSCLRLLGGNDGLLLTGDAVYALQPGTTPCNQLQQRADSLQLFVLEEDVQARGLPVPQWIKSLDYPAFVELSITYDKVNSWL, encoded by the coding sequence ATGTCGACTTTGCATGTGTTGTCTCATTCACCCTTCTCCGACAACCGGCTGGACAGTTGCCTGCGCTTGCTCGGCGGCAACGATGGCCTGCTGCTCACAGGGGACGCGGTCTATGCCCTACAACCCGGCACCACACCGTGCAATCAGTTACAGCAACGGGCTGACAGCCTGCAGCTGTTTGTCCTGGAAGAAGACGTCCAGGCTCGAGGCTTGCCGGTGCCGCAGTGGATCAAGTCCCTTGACTACCCGGCCTTCGTCGAACTGTCGATAACCTACGACAAGGTCAACAGCTGGTTATGA
- a CDS encoding integrase core domain-containing protein produces the protein MPWRELKPMDRKVMFIAAYLADKHTFSKLCSDYEISRKTGYKWVERYKAEGPSGLEERSRCRHNQSYVVPVAVRQAIIELRSIGETTPGPKKIQNDLLKRFPDQDPPSKTTIYNILKAADLITPQRVRRRVAVYPKPLSKAEKPNQLFSADYKGQFLTGAGVWCYPLTIMDHASRFLLACQSMSSTNLKETQQTFERVFREYGLPERIRTDNGVPFASTGRAGLSQLSIWWLRLGIIPERIEPGRPDQNGRHERMHRTLKSTLPQPPAIPWEAQQRQFDRFMQHYNYERGHEALDQKTPASCYSPSTRTYPEKLPEMGYASHVECYLADSNGIINRAGLRIYIANVLKHQTIGMEMISDDVWEVIFGPVILGRVYAREAKNGYVSIKVLPM, from the coding sequence ATGCCCTGGAGAGAGCTGAAACCTATGGATCGAAAAGTGATGTTCATCGCTGCCTATCTGGCGGACAAACACACCTTCAGCAAGCTGTGCAGTGACTACGAGATCAGTCGAAAGACTGGCTATAAATGGGTCGAGCGATACAAAGCTGAAGGGCCTAGTGGGCTTGAGGAACGCAGCCGTTGCCGGCACAACCAGAGCTACGTGGTGCCTGTCGCTGTTAGGCAGGCAATCATCGAGCTTCGGTCTATCGGAGAAACAACTCCAGGGCCTAAGAAGATCCAAAATGACTTGCTCAAGCGCTTTCCCGATCAGGATCCGCCGTCAAAAACGACCATCTACAACATCCTTAAAGCAGCCGACTTAATTACGCCGCAGCGTGTACGACGGCGTGTCGCGGTCTATCCCAAACCTTTGAGCAAGGCAGAAAAACCTAATCAGCTCTTTAGCGCGGACTACAAGGGCCAGTTTCTGACGGGCGCCGGAGTTTGGTGCTATCCACTGACGATCATGGATCACGCCAGCCGTTTTCTACTGGCCTGCCAGAGTATGTCCAGTACCAATCTGAAGGAGACCCAACAGACCTTTGAGCGAGTTTTCCGCGAGTACGGGTTGCCGGAGCGTATTCGAACTGACAATGGTGTGCCATTTGCCAGTACCGGCCGTGCCGGGCTGTCGCAGCTGTCGATATGGTGGCTGCGACTAGGGATTATTCCTGAGCGAATTGAGCCTGGCCGTCCGGACCAGAATGGGCGTCACGAACGCATGCACCGAACGCTGAAAAGCACCTTGCCTCAACCGCCCGCCATTCCTTGGGAGGCTCAGCAGAGACAGTTTGACCGCTTTATGCAGCACTACAATTATGAGCGGGGGCACGAGGCGCTTGACCAGAAAACGCCTGCTTCCTGCTATTCACCCTCGACTCGGACTTACCCGGAAAAGTTGCCTGAAATGGGGTATGCGAGCCACGTGGAGTGTTACCTGGCTGATAGTAATGGAATCATTAATCGAGCAGGTCTGCGGATTTATATAGCCAATGTGCTTAAGCATCAGACCATTGGAATGGAGATGATCAGTGATGATGTGTGGGAGGTGATATTCGGTCCGGTAATCCTAGGCCGGGTCTATGCTAGAGAGGCAAAGAACGGGTACGTGTCGATAAAAGTGTTACCTATGTAA
- the lpxH gene encoding UDP-2,3-diacylglucosamine diphosphatase: MILLISDLHLEEERPDITRAFLDLLATRARTASALYILGDFFEAWIGDDAMSPFQRSICQALRNLSDSGTAIFLMHGNRDFLLGKAFCKAAGCTLLKDPSVVQLAGEPVLLMHGDSLCTRDIGYMKLRRYLRNPLTLFILRHLPLRTRHALARKLRSESRAQTRMKANDIVDVTPEEIPRIMQQYGVKTLIHGHTHRPAIHKLQIGDLAAKRIVLGDWDRQGWALQVDDQGFQLAAFDFPVAALPQL, from the coding sequence GTGATACTGCTGATTTCAGACTTACATCTGGAAGAGGAACGCCCGGACATCACCCGGGCGTTTCTGGATTTGCTCGCCACCCGTGCCCGCACGGCCAGTGCGCTGTACATACTGGGCGACTTTTTCGAGGCCTGGATCGGCGACGACGCCATGAGCCCCTTCCAACGCTCCATCTGCCAAGCCCTGCGCAACTTGAGCGACAGCGGCACGGCCATCTTTCTGATGCACGGCAATCGCGACTTCCTGTTGGGCAAGGCCTTCTGCAAAGCAGCCGGCTGTACCCTGCTAAAAGACCCGAGTGTGGTGCAACTCGCCGGTGAACCGGTGCTGCTGATGCACGGCGACAGCCTGTGTACCCGCGACATCGGCTACATGAAACTGCGACGTTACCTGCGCAACCCGCTGACGCTGTTCATCCTGCGCCACCTGCCCCTGCGCACCCGCCACGCGCTGGCGCGCAAGTTGCGAAGCGAAAGCCGCGCGCAGACCCGCATGAAAGCCAACGACATCGTCGACGTGACCCCCGAGGAAATCCCGCGGATCATGCAGCAATACGGGGTAAAAACCCTGATCCACGGCCACACGCACCGTCCCGCCATCCACAAGCTGCAAATTGGCGACCTGGCAGCCAAGCGCATTGTGCTGGGTGACTGGGATCGTCAAGGCTGGGCGTTGCAGGTGGACGACCAAGGATTCCAACTGGCCGCGTTCGACTTCCCGGTGGCTGCCTTGCCACAGCTGTAG
- the cysG gene encoding siroheme synthase CysG: protein MKYLPLFHNLRGSRVLVVGGGEIALRKSRLLADAGALLRVVAPEIEVQLRELVQNSGGELLVRGYQESDLDGCGLIIAATDDETLNAQVSADAHRRCLPVNVVDAPALCSVIFPAIVDRSPLIIAVSSGGDAPVLARLIRAKIETWIPSTYGQLAGLAARFRDQVKGLFPDVQQRRGFWEDVFQGPIADRQLAGQGAEAERLLQAKLAGEASVTTGEVYLVGAGPGDPDLLTFRALRLMQQADVVLYDRLVAPAILELCRRDAERVYVGKRRADHAVPQDQINQQLVDLARQGKRVVRLKGGDPFIFGRGGEEIEELAAQGIPFQVVPGITAASGCAAYAGIPLTHRDYAQSVRFVTGHLKDGTSDLPWSDLVAPAQTLVFYMGLVGLPIICEQLIKHGRGADTPAALIQQGTTANQRVFTGTLADLPRLVAEHEVHAPTLVIVGEVVQLREKLAWFEGAQAQV, encoded by the coding sequence ATGAAATATCTGCCACTGTTTCACAACCTGCGCGGTAGCCGTGTGCTGGTGGTCGGTGGAGGGGAGATTGCCTTGCGCAAATCCCGCCTGCTGGCCGATGCCGGTGCGCTGCTGCGGGTCGTTGCACCCGAGATCGAAGTCCAGCTGCGTGAGCTGGTGCAAAACAGTGGCGGCGAACTGCTGGTGCGCGGCTACCAGGAATCGGACTTGGATGGCTGCGGGCTGATCATTGCCGCTACCGATGACGAAACCTTGAACGCGCAAGTCTCCGCCGATGCCCACCGGCGTTGCCTGCCGGTCAATGTGGTGGACGCGCCTGCCCTGTGCAGCGTGATCTTCCCAGCGATTGTCGACCGTTCGCCGCTGATCATTGCGGTGTCCAGCGGCGGTGATGCACCGGTGCTGGCGCGGCTGATCCGGGCCAAGATCGAAACCTGGATTCCGTCGACCTACGGCCAGTTGGCGGGCTTGGCGGCGCGTTTCCGTGACCAGGTCAAAGGCCTGTTCCCGGACGTGCAGCAACGCCGTGGCTTCTGGGAAGACGTGTTCCAGGGACCGATCGCCGATCGGCAACTGGCCGGGCAGGGCGCCGAGGCCGAACGCTTGCTGCAAGCCAAGCTGGCGGGTGAAGCCAGCGTGACTACCGGCGAGGTGTATCTGGTGGGCGCGGGCCCGGGTGATCCGGACCTGTTGACCTTCCGCGCCCTGCGTCTGATGCAACAAGCAGACGTGGTGCTGTACGACCGCCTGGTGGCGCCAGCGATTCTCGAACTCTGTCGGCGCGACGCCGAGCGTGTCTACGTCGGCAAGCGTCGCGCCGATCACGCAGTGCCCCAGGACCAGATCAACCAGCAACTGGTGGACCTGGCTCGGCAAGGCAAGCGTGTGGTGCGACTCAAGGGTGGCGATCCCTTCATCTTTGGGCGCGGCGGCGAAGAAATCGAAGAGCTGGCGGCCCAGGGCATCCCGTTCCAGGTGGTGCCGGGCATTACCGCTGCCAGCGGTTGCGCAGCCTACGCCGGGATTCCCTTGACCCACCGTGATTACGCGCAATCCGTGCGGTTTGTCACCGGTCACCTTAAGGACGGCACCAGCGACCTGCCGTGGAGCGACCTGGTCGCACCGGCCCAGACCCTGGTGTTCTACATGGGCCTGGTGGGCTTGCCGATCATCTGCGAGCAGTTGATCAAGCACGGCCGGGGCGCGGACACGCCAGCGGCGTTGATCCAGCAGGGCACTACCGCTAACCAGCGAGTCTTCACCGGCACCCTGGCCGACCTGCCACGCCTGGTGGCGGAGCATGAAGTGCATGCGCCGACCCTGGTGATCGTGGGAGAGGTGGTGCAACTGCGTGAGAAACTGGCATGGTTTGAAGGGGCGCAGGCGCAGGTCTGA
- the tusC gene encoding sulfurtransferase complex subunit TusC, protein MPKSLLIISRQAPWSGPGAREALDIVLAGGAFDLPIGLLFLDDGVFQLASQQNAKAVQQKDLSANLQALDLFGVEDLYVCADSAHARGLQAQDLSLDELQLLAAGQISAVIDRYDQVITL, encoded by the coding sequence GTGCCTAAATCCCTGTTGATTATCAGCCGCCAGGCCCCCTGGTCCGGCCCCGGTGCCCGTGAAGCACTGGACATCGTGCTGGCCGGCGGCGCCTTCGACCTGCCCATCGGCCTGCTGTTTCTCGATGATGGCGTGTTCCAGCTGGCCAGCCAGCAGAATGCCAAGGCGGTCCAGCAGAAAGACCTCAGTGCCAACCTGCAAGCCCTTGACCTGTTCGGTGTCGAAGACCTCTACGTCTGCGCCGACAGTGCCCACGCACGTGGCTTGCAGGCGCAGGACTTGAGCCTCGATGAACTGCAGCTATTGGCCGCCGGGCAGATCTCGGCCGTTATTGACCGCTATGACCAGGTTATTACCCTCTGA
- a CDS encoding YoaK family protein, whose translation MLPSPPHRAPTSGLLHVQKWRGRVGLCLVASLSVLAGMTDAIGFMATGDFVSFMSGNTTRLAVAISASDWQLTLHLSVLVLMFIVGNALGVIVSRIGRRRALPLMLSIAALLCAAAAWPFETQFPALLAAILAMGMLNAAVEQVNGLPIGLTYVTGALSRFGRGLGRWMLGERRTGWRVQLIPWAGMFAGAVLGAILEQRFGLQALYASGLLAAVLGIVSLKIPRRWQLGYMPR comes from the coding sequence ATGCTGCCTTCCCCACCCCATCGCGCACCCACCAGCGGGCTGTTGCACGTGCAGAAATGGCGCGGCCGGGTCGGCCTGTGCCTGGTGGCGAGCCTGTCGGTCCTGGCAGGCATGACCGACGCCATCGGTTTCATGGCCACCGGCGACTTTGTTTCCTTCATGAGCGGCAACACCACCCGCCTGGCGGTGGCGATCAGCGCCAGTGACTGGCAACTGACCCTGCACCTGTCAGTGCTGGTGCTGATGTTTATCGTCGGCAACGCCTTGGGCGTGATCGTCAGTCGCATCGGTCGGCGCCGCGCCCTGCCCTTGATGCTGAGTATCGCCGCCCTGCTGTGCGCCGCTGCGGCCTGGCCATTCGAAACGCAATTCCCGGCATTGCTGGCGGCCATTCTGGCCATGGGCATGCTCAATGCCGCCGTGGAGCAGGTCAACGGCCTGCCGATTGGCCTGACTTACGTGACCGGCGCCCTGTCACGCTTCGGCCGTGGCCTGGGGCGCTGGATGCTGGGCGAGCGGCGCACGGGCTGGCGCGTGCAGTTGATCCCCTGGGCCGGGATGTTTGCCGGTGCCGTGCTGGGGGCGATCCTGGAGCAACGGTTCGGCCTGCAAGCGCTGTACGCCAGCGGCTTGTTGGCGGCCGTGCTGGGCATTGTCTCGCTGAAGATTCCGCGCCGCTGGCAACTGGGCTACATGCCACGCTGA
- a CDS encoding TusE/DsrC/DsvC family sulfur relay protein, with translation MNTLTVGTRQIELDKDGYLLDLADWSAQVADALAATEELQLSAEHWEILELLRGFYQEFQLSPATRPLIKYTALKLGPDKGNSLHLNRLFKGTPAKLAAKLAGLPKPTNCL, from the coding sequence ATGAACACGCTGACCGTGGGTACACGCCAGATCGAACTGGACAAAGACGGCTATCTGCTCGACCTGGCGGACTGGTCGGCGCAAGTCGCCGACGCGCTGGCGGCCACCGAAGAGCTGCAACTGAGCGCCGAACACTGGGAAATCCTCGAGCTGCTGCGCGGTTTCTACCAGGAGTTCCAGCTATCACCGGCAACTCGCCCGCTGATCAAGTACACCGCGCTCAAGCTGGGGCCGGACAAGGGCAACAGCCTGCACCTGAACCGCCTGTTCAAAGGCACTCCCGCCAAACTCGCCGCCAAGCTGGCGGGCCTGCCCAAACCGACGAATTGTCTATGA
- a CDS encoding peptidylprolyl isomerase, giving the protein MTQVKLTTNHGDIVLDLNAEKAPITVANFIEYVKAGHYTNTVFHRVIGNFMIQGGGFEPGMKEKKDKRPSIQNEADNGLSNDKYTVAMARTMEPHSASAQFFINVADNSFLNHSGKNVQGWGYAVFAKVTAGTDVVDKIKGVSTTMKSGHQDVPAEDVIIEKAEIIE; this is encoded by the coding sequence ATGACTCAAGTCAAACTGACCACCAACCACGGCGACATCGTCCTGGACCTGAACGCCGAGAAAGCCCCGATCACCGTGGCCAACTTCATCGAGTACGTTAAGGCCGGTCACTACACCAACACCGTGTTCCACCGTGTAATCGGCAACTTCATGATCCAGGGCGGCGGTTTCGAGCCAGGCATGAAGGAAAAGAAAGACAAGCGTCCAAGCATCCAGAACGAAGCGGACAACGGTCTTTCCAACGACAAGTACACCGTGGCCATGGCTCGCACCATGGAGCCGCATTCGGCTTCCGCGCAGTTCTTCATCAACGTGGCGGACAACAGCTTCCTCAACCACAGCGGCAAGAACGTGCAGGGCTGGGGCTACGCGGTGTTCGCCAAAGTGACTGCCGGCACTGACGTTGTCGACAAGATCAAGGGTGTTTCCACCACCATGAAGTCCGGCCACCAGGACGTTCCAGCAGAAGACGTGATCATCGAGAAAGCCGAGATCATTGAGTGA
- a CDS encoding glutathione S-transferase family protein, whose product MGLLVDGHWQDQWYESSKDGAFQREQAKRRNWVTADGQPGPSGEGGFSAEAGRYHLYVSLACPWAHRTLILRKLKGLEGLIDVSVVSWLMLENGWTFDTALGSTGDKLDHFDFMHQRYTADTPDYTGRVTVPLLWDKKLKRIVSNESAEIIRMFNSAFDDLTGNDLDFYPAPLHGEIDALNERIYPAVNNGVYRAGFATSQQAYAEAFDEVFAELDHLERVLGANRYLAGEYLTEADVRLFTTMIRFDAVYHGHFKCNLRRIADYPNLSNWLHELYQWPGIAETVDFTHIKNHYYASHKTINPTGVVPKGPQQDFNAAHDRQRLSGQGVWRKA is encoded by the coding sequence ATGGGTTTACTCGTTGATGGCCACTGGCAGGACCAGTGGTACGAAAGCAGCAAAGACGGCGCGTTCCAGCGCGAACAGGCGAAACGCCGCAACTGGGTCACGGCTGACGGCCAGCCCGGCCCCAGCGGCGAAGGTGGCTTTAGCGCTGAAGCCGGGCGTTATCACCTTTACGTTTCGCTCGCCTGTCCGTGGGCACATCGCACGCTGATCTTGCGCAAACTCAAAGGCCTGGAAGGCCTGATCGACGTTTCGGTGGTCAGTTGGCTGATGCTGGAAAACGGCTGGACCTTCGACACTGCGCTCGGATCAACCGGCGACAAACTCGATCACTTCGACTTCATGCACCAGCGCTATACAGCCGACACGCCCGACTACACCGGCCGCGTCACCGTGCCGCTACTGTGGGACAAAAAGCTCAAACGCATCGTCAGCAATGAATCGGCCGAGATCATCCGCATGTTCAACAGCGCGTTCGATGACTTGACCGGCAATGACCTGGACTTCTACCCGGCACCGCTGCACGGCGAGATCGATGCGCTGAATGAGCGGATCTATCCGGCCGTGAACAATGGCGTGTATCGCGCAGGGTTTGCCACCTCGCAACAGGCATATGCAGAGGCGTTTGATGAGGTGTTTGCCGAGCTCGATCACCTGGAGCGTGTCTTGGGCGCAAACCGCTATCTGGCGGGGGAGTACCTGACTGAAGCGGATGTGCGCTTGTTCACTACGATGATCCGGTTCGATGCGGTGTATCACGGCCACTTCAAGTGCAACCTGCGTCGGATAGCCGATTACCCGAACCTGTCGAACTGGCTACACGAACTGTATCAATGGCCGGGGATTGCCGAGACGGTGGACTTTACCCACATCAAGAATCACTACTACGCCAGCCACAAGACCATCAATCCGACGGGGGTGGTACCAAAAGGACCGCAACAGGATTTCAACGCGGCCCATGATCGGCAGCGCTTGAGTGGCCAGGGGGTTTGGCGTAAGGCCTGA